The stretch of DNA AGCGATGTGGCCCGCCGTATGACTTCACCGGGTACCACTCGGAGATGATGAGCCGGTATGCCCTGTCAACCAGGAAGTCAGCCAGTTGGTGAAAGCTGTAACCCAGGGGGAGTGTTTTTGCATCCTCAAACTCACACACAATGACCTTGGGGTGGGAAGATTGCGCCCATGGAAAACCTTTCAAGACCATCAGGTCAAACCCTTCGGTGTCAATTTTTAAAAAATCGACCGGCTTTGCTGAAAAGCCGTACTCCTCCAGCGCGTCGGTCAAAGTGGTCACGCTGACCTTTTCTGAAGCATGATGGCTCTCAAGGAAAGCCGAAAGCCCGCTGACACCACTTGACTCGGAGCTGACGAACAGGGTGACTTCCGGTTGTGCCCGGTCCGAGCAGGCTCGAGGATCAATAATGACGTTATTCCATGTAGAAAATGAATCTTCCAGCACGGCACGGTTGTTGGAGTCGGGTTCAAAGGCAAGCACCTGCCAGCCCAGTTCTGCAAACGGCGCCAAGCTCGAACCGTGATGCGCGCCGACATCGATCATCAACCCTGGATGTGAGCTGTTTTTAATTAAATCGTAAACGATTTTTGTTTCATCAGGGCGAAAGGAGCGGTCTAATTTTAACCTGAGGGTCGATATGATGCCTGGAATACCCTTCGTTTTGAGAATGGTTTGAGCCGTTTTCAGCTTTTTCATCAGCGCCATC from Brevefilum fermentans encodes:
- a CDS encoding FkbM family methyltransferase, whose amino-acid sequence is MALMKKLKTAQTILKTKGIPGIISTLRLKLDRSFRPDETKIVYDLIKNSSHPGLMIDVGAHHGSSLAPFAELGWQVLAFEPDSNNRAVLEDSFSTWNNVIIDPRACSDRAQPEVTLFVSSESSGVSGLSAFLESHHASEKVSVTTLTDALEEYGFSAKPVDFLKIDTEGFDLMVLKGFPWAQSSHPKVIVCEFEDAKTLPLGYSFHQLADFLVDRAYRLIISEWYPVKSYGGPHRWRRFSTYPCERVDSQGWGNIIATKDNEIYRQLCQLCKLDRP